A genomic window from Acinetobacter lwoffii includes:
- a CDS encoding SRPBCC domain-containing protein, whose product MSYTLKMHRVFSAPPERVYRAFVHPDALAKWLAPHGFIAKVEHAEVKPGGSYKTTFTNFSTGTQHHFHGIYHEVIPNQLLRYTDQFSTPELQGEIEVTIIFEKVSIGTGLHIIQVGYPDVVPPAVCHLSWQESLQLLSLLVNPQISDN is encoded by the coding sequence ATGAGTTACACCTTAAAAATGCATCGTGTGTTTAGTGCACCACCGGAGCGGGTGTATCGTGCCTTTGTACATCCGGATGCACTGGCCAAATGGCTGGCACCACATGGCTTTATTGCCAAAGTAGAACATGCGGAAGTCAAACCCGGCGGCAGCTATAAAACGACCTTTACCAATTTTTCTACCGGAACCCAACATCATTTTCATGGCATTTATCATGAGGTCATTCCCAATCAGCTGCTGCGCTATACCGATCAGTTTTCTACCCCCGAATTGCAGGGTGAAATAGAGGTCACGATCATCTTTGAAAAAGTGTCAATCGGTACCGGTTTACACATTATTCAGGTGGGTTATCCGGATGTGGTGCCGCCAGCGGTATGTCATTTGAGTTGGCAGGAATCACTGCAACTCCTGTCTTTGCTGGTTAATCCGCAGATTTCAGACAATTAA